The proteins below are encoded in one region of Acidimicrobiia bacterium:
- a CDS encoding TIGR03619 family F420-dependent LLM class oxidoreductase translates to MRFHQAVAFMETDQLLDLCRATDTLGYAGVYLSDHIFFPKQLKSRYTYSPHEDGSPIWAPETNWPDCWCLISAMAAITEHLEFTTGVYIAPARDLFTVAKSVGTAAYISHDRVRLGVGVGWCKEEFDATGQDFHNRGKRLDDMIPALRALWSGGWVEYHGPFYDFDALQMNPTPEKQVPIYGGGHSEVAMRRAARLCDGWIGAGPYSEEDGRHYLEQMKRYLADEGRSTDGFAIYMALAVMPEPDVYKRFEDLGMTDTICAPWMFTGAGGGVNTDARSDLDAKIAATEAFATDVIAKTR, encoded by the coding sequence ATGCGGTTCCACCAGGCCGTCGCGTTCATGGAGACGGACCAACTGCTCGACCTGTGCCGCGCGACCGACACGCTCGGCTACGCGGGCGTGTACCTGTCGGACCACATCTTCTTCCCCAAGCAGCTGAAGTCCCGCTACACGTACTCACCGCACGAGGACGGATCGCCGATCTGGGCGCCGGAGACGAACTGGCCCGACTGCTGGTGCCTCATCTCCGCGATGGCGGCGATCACCGAGCACCTCGAGTTCACGACCGGCGTGTACATCGCGCCGGCGCGTGACCTGTTCACGGTCGCGAAGTCGGTCGGCACCGCGGCGTACATCTCGCACGACCGCGTTCGTCTCGGTGTCGGCGTCGGGTGGTGCAAGGAGGAGTTCGACGCGACCGGCCAGGACTTCCACAACCGGGGCAAGCGGCTCGACGACATGATCCCCGCGCTGCGCGCCCTCTGGAGCGGCGGCTGGGTCGAGTACCACGGGCCGTTCTACGACTTCGACGCGCTGCAGATGAACCCCACACCCGAGAAGCAGGTCCCGATCTACGGCGGCGGCCACAGCGAGGTCGCGATGCGGCGCGCCGCGCGGCTGTGCGACGGGTGGATCGGTGCCGGGCCCTACTCCGAGGAGGACGGTCGCCACTACCTCGAGCAGATGAAGCGCTACCTCGCGGACGAGGGGCGCAGCACCGACGGGTTCGCGATCTACATGGCGCTCGCGGTCATGCCGGAGCCGGACGTCTACAAGCGCTTCGAGGACCTCGGCATGACGGACACGATCTGCGCGCCGTGGATGTTCACCGGGGCCGGTGGCGGCGTGAACACGGACGCCCGCTCGGACCTCGACGCCAAGATCGCCGCGACCGAAGCGTTCGCGACCGACGTCATCGCGAAGACTCGCTGA
- a CDS encoding nuclear transport factor 2 family protein, with protein sequence MADGPRFSVQEISDRLEIDDLLSRYTFAIDAKDFDALDDVFTSDAQIDYTTSGGIKGAYPEVKAWLAKALAMFPTTQHLLGNKRVTIDGDTATSRTYFYNPMGAPKKDGGLQMFFVGGYYNDRLVRTPDGWRIAERFEETAWMDGQLPTDLQIPT encoded by the coding sequence ATGGCCGACGGTCCCCGCTTCTCGGTGCAGGAGATCTCCGACCGGCTCGAGATCGACGACCTGCTGTCGCGCTACACGTTCGCGATCGACGCCAAGGACTTCGACGCGCTCGACGACGTGTTCACCTCCGACGCGCAGATCGACTACACGACCTCGGGTGGGATCAAGGGCGCGTACCCCGAGGTGAAGGCGTGGCTCGCGAAGGCGCTGGCGATGTTCCCGACCACGCAGCACCTTCTGGGCAACAAGCGCGTGACGATCGACGGCGACACGGCAACCAGCCGCACGTACTTCTACAACCCGATGGGTGCGCCGAAGAAGGACGGCGGGCTGCAGATGTTCTTCGTCGGCGGGTACTACAACGACCGTCTGGTGCGGACGCCGGACGGCTGGCGCATCGCGGAGCGCTTCGAGGAGACCGCCTGGATGGACGGGCAGCTCCCGACCGACCTGCAGATCCCGACGTAG
- a CDS encoding CoA pyrophosphatase — protein sequence MYALSRALRERIATRLQALDRRAIPCGAGVRAAAVAIAITDGDDSGDASFVLTARAAGLRAHARQYALPGGRIDGGEDAVAAALRELHEEVGLAVARDDVLGLLDDYETRSGFVMTPVVVWAADAPPPVANPDEVAALYVIPFDDLDHEGSPRFLAIPESDAPVVQLWMRGEWLHAPTAAILYQFREVALHGRTTRVSHLEQPVWAWR from the coding sequence GTGTACGCGCTCTCGCGCGCGCTGCGCGAGCGGATCGCGACGCGGCTGCAGGCGCTCGACCGGCGCGCGATCCCGTGCGGTGCCGGGGTGCGCGCCGCAGCCGTCGCCATCGCGATCACGGATGGCGACGACTCGGGGGACGCGTCCTTCGTGCTGACGGCGCGCGCCGCCGGGCTCCGTGCCCACGCGCGCCAGTACGCCCTGCCCGGCGGGAGGATCGACGGTGGTGAGGACGCGGTGGCCGCCGCGTTGCGCGAGCTGCACGAGGAGGTCGGCCTCGCGGTCGCACGCGACGACGTCCTCGGCCTGCTCGACGACTACGAGACGCGCTCGGGGTTCGTCATGACGCCGGTGGTCGTGTGGGCCGCCGATGCACCGCCGCCGGTCGCGAACCCCGACGAGGTGGCGGCGCTGTACGTGATCCCGTTCGACGACCTCGACCACGAGGGTTCGCCCCGCTTCCTCGCGATCCCCGAGAGCGACGCGCCCGTCGTCCAGCTGTGGATGCGCGGTGAGTGGCTGCACGCTCCGACGGCGGCGATCCTCTACCAGTTCCGCGAGGTCGCGCTGCACGGCCGCACGACGCGCGTCTCACACCTCGAGCAACCGGTCTGGGCCTGGAGGTAG
- a CDS encoding alpha/beta hydrolase produces the protein MTDLPASRTLSLDGLQFHYVDWGNDSAPPLVFLHGFSGHARTWDHAARSLRDRFHVLALDQRGHGDTEWAHEYGDGADAWSDDREAGAASTRGYGSGPMVDDVLAFLDALALERVALVGASMGGINAYCFAGAHPGRVERLVVVDIGPEIDRRGIERIMANTQAGATFTTVDEAYARMRDENPLADPAMLRHRVEHNLRALPDGRLTWKWDPALGARDRTVARTEIGRDEQWDRWRALRCPTLLLRGSESDLLSVETADRMLAEQPRARLVTIRGASHTVTMDRPDEHDAAIREFLLADG, from the coding sequence ATGACGGACCTGCCGGCCTCGCGCACGCTCAGCCTCGACGGGTTGCAGTTCCACTACGTGGACTGGGGGAACGACAGCGCGCCGCCACTGGTGTTCCTCCACGGCTTCAGCGGGCACGCCCGTACGTGGGACCACGCCGCCCGCTCGCTCCGGGACCGGTTCCACGTGCTCGCCCTCGACCAGCGCGGTCACGGCGACACCGAGTGGGCGCACGAGTACGGAGATGGAGCGGACGCCTGGTCGGATGACCGGGAGGCCGGAGCGGCATCGACCCGTGGATACGGCAGTGGGCCGATGGTCGACGACGTGCTCGCGTTCCTCGACGCGCTCGCGCTCGAGCGCGTCGCGCTCGTCGGCGCGTCGATGGGCGGCATCAACGCGTACTGCTTCGCAGGCGCGCATCCCGGGCGGGTCGAGCGACTCGTGGTCGTCGACATCGGGCCCGAGATCGACCGGCGTGGCATCGAGCGGATCATGGCGAACACACAGGCGGGCGCGACGTTCACGACCGTCGACGAGGCGTACGCCCGCATGCGGGACGAGAACCCGCTCGCCGACCCCGCCATGTTGCGCCATCGCGTGGAGCACAACCTCCGCGCGCTTCCCGACGGGCGGCTGACGTGGAAGTGGGATCCCGCGCTCGGCGCCCGGGACCGGACCGTGGCGCGCACGGAGATCGGGCGCGACGAGCAGTGGGACCGCTGGCGCGCGCTGCGCTGCCCGACGTTGCTGCTGCGCGGCTCCGAGAGCGACCTGTTGTCCGTCGAGACCGCCGATCGCATGCTGGCCGAGCAACCTCGTGCCCGGCTCGTCACCATCCGGGGCGCGAGCCACACGGTGACGATGGACCGTCCCGACGAGCACGACGCCGCGATCCGGGAGTTCCTCCTCGCCGACGGGTGA
- a CDS encoding amidohydrolase family protein yields MNTDDMIIVSVDDHVVEPPDLFTRHLPAKYQDIAPHVVRMEDGSDVWQFHGIHVPNVGLNAVAGRPPEEYGIDPTSFDEMRPGCFEIEKRVLDMNANGVLGSLCFPSLPGFAGRLFAAIEDKDAARVLAQAYNDWHIDEWCGTYPGRFIPLSIPLIWDPQAMADEIHRVAKKGCHAVTFAENPEPLGLPSLHSDHWDPFWKACSDEGTVVCMHIGSSSKLVTTAVDAPIDVLIVLQPMNIVQCAADLIHSPVFKKFPDLTVALSEGGIGWIPYFLERLDHSYRVHKAWTGADFGSKMPSEVFMEHIILCFISDPVGVQLARRIGIDRITVEIDYPHSDSTWPRAPEKLAAEFASTDLTDDEIDRITYKNAMGFFQYDPFAHRPREQCTVGALRTEAIGVDVEPKSVTGAARKSEREGRVTITDLAARAR; encoded by the coding sequence ATGAACACCGACGACATGATCATCGTCAGCGTCGACGACCACGTCGTGGAGCCGCCCGACCTGTTCACGCGTCACCTGCCCGCGAAGTACCAGGACATCGCGCCGCACGTCGTCCGCATGGAGGACGGCAGCGACGTCTGGCAGTTCCACGGCATCCACGTGCCGAACGTCGGGCTCAACGCGGTCGCCGGCCGCCCGCCCGAGGAGTACGGGATCGACCCGACGAGCTTCGACGAGATGCGTCCGGGCTGCTTCGAGATCGAGAAGCGCGTCCTCGACATGAACGCGAACGGCGTGCTCGGCTCGTTGTGCTTCCCCTCGCTCCCGGGGTTCGCGGGCCGCCTGTTCGCCGCGATCGAGGACAAGGACGCCGCGCGCGTCCTCGCGCAGGCCTACAACGACTGGCACATCGACGAGTGGTGCGGCACGTATCCGGGCCGGTTCATCCCGCTCAGCATCCCGCTGATCTGGGATCCCCAGGCGATGGCCGACGAGATCCACCGCGTCGCGAAGAAGGGCTGTCACGCGGTCACGTTCGCCGAGAACCCCGAGCCGCTCGGCCTCCCGAGCCTGCACAGCGACCACTGGGACCCGTTCTGGAAGGCGTGCTCCGACGAGGGGACCGTCGTGTGCATGCACATCGGATCGTCGTCGAAGCTCGTGACGACCGCGGTCGACGCGCCGATCGACGTGCTGATCGTGCTGCAGCCGATGAACATCGTGCAGTGCGCGGCGGACCTGATCCACTCGCCCGTCTTCAAGAAGTTCCCCGACCTCACCGTCGCGCTCTCCGAGGGCGGGATCGGGTGGATCCCGTACTTCCTCGAGCGGCTCGACCACAGCTACCGCGTGCACAAGGCGTGGACGGGCGCTGACTTCGGCTCGAAGATGCCGAGCGAGGTGTTCATGGAGCACATCATCCTGTGCTTCATCTCCGACCCCGTCGGCGTGCAGCTCGCGCGCCGCATCGGCATCGACCGCATCACGGTGGAGATCGACTACCCGCACTCCGACAGCACGTGGCCGCGCGCGCCGGAGAAGCTCGCCGCCGAGTTCGCGTCGACGGATCTCACAGACGACGAGATCGACAGGATCACCTACAAGAACGCGATGGGCTTCTTCCAGTACGACCCGTTCGCGCACCGGCCGAGGGAGCAGTGCACGGTCGGCGCGCTGCGGACGGAGGCCATCGGCGTCGACGTCGAGCCGAAGAGCGTGACGGGCGCAGCACGCAAGTCCGAGCGTGAGGGCCGTGTGACGATCACCGACCTCGCGGCACGCGCACGCTGA
- a CDS encoding class I SAM-dependent methyltransferase, with protein sequence MHALGDVRGRDVLELGCGAAQWSIALAGDAARAVGLDVSIGQLRHARANGDVPLVLGSAEAVPLRDASFDVVFCDHGAMSFCPPERTVAECARLLRPGGRLVFCKTTALVYLTWDATRERQTRTLRVPYFGIGRFAFDEGTVDHQVPYGEWIRLFRRNGLVVEDLIELQAPAGATTTYVDFVPRAWARKWPAEEIWVVRKS encoded by the coding sequence GTGCACGCGCTCGGCGACGTACGCGGCCGCGACGTCCTCGAGCTGGGCTGCGGCGCCGCGCAGTGGTCGATCGCGCTCGCGGGTGACGCGGCGCGGGCGGTCGGCCTCGACGTGTCGATCGGCCAGCTCCGCCACGCACGCGCGAACGGCGACGTCCCGCTCGTGCTCGGGAGCGCCGAGGCCGTGCCGCTGCGAGACGCGTCCTTCGACGTCGTGTTCTGCGACCACGGCGCGATGAGCTTCTGCCCGCCGGAGCGGACAGTCGCCGAATGCGCGCGGTTGTTGCGCCCGGGTGGGCGGCTCGTGTTCTGCAAGACGACCGCGCTCGTGTACCTCACGTGGGACGCGACCCGGGAGCGCCAGACCCGCACCCTGCGCGTCCCGTACTTCGGGATCGGCCGCTTCGCGTTCGACGAGGGGACCGTCGACCACCAGGTCCCCTACGGAGAGTGGATCCGGTTGTTCCGGCGCAACGGCCTCGTCGTCGAGGACCTGATCGAGCTGCAGGCGCCCGCGGGCGCGACGACGACGTACGTCGACTTCGTCCCGCGCGCGTGGGCCCGCAAGTGGCCGGCCGAGGAGATCTGGGTCGTGAGGAAGAGCTAG
- a CDS encoding AMP-binding protein: MTLPPQTTVLAALAGRLARDPDGPYLDFEGVGFTAREMDATSNRLAHALAGLGVQRGDRVATLLENSPEQVVSFFAALKLGAIQVPVNTAYKGEFLRHVLTDCGARVLVVQGDFASRVSLVADGLDELEAVVVVGEPGEPITALPAHDWRALVDSASEAALDDRGVTPSDLACFIYTAGTTGPSKGCMLSHNYVVSLAEQIARLWGRRADDVVLTPLPLFHFNAISVCVVGTLLSGGRASIARRFSVSRFWPEVRRTGATMLSMLGSLAILVANAPEDHPDQAGHNLRLCAAAPMPPDTDRIWRERFGCKTFSGGYGLTEASLIGSLPAGEENKPGAMGKPNGVEFDVLLVDDDDMPVAAGEIGEIVCRPRGPNLMFAGYWRRPAETLAVFGNLWFHTGDLGRMDDDGFLFFVDRKKDYLRRRGENISSFEMERTFIAHEAIKDVAVHAVPSEQGEDDVKVTAVLVDGASLTEEELCAWAVERVPYFALPRYIEFREDLPRNPVGRVLKYQLREDGVTPKTWDREAAGFTFDRR; the protein is encoded by the coding sequence ATGACGTTGCCTCCGCAGACGACGGTCCTCGCGGCCCTGGCCGGACGGCTCGCGCGCGACCCCGACGGCCCGTACCTCGACTTCGAGGGCGTCGGCTTCACAGCCCGCGAGATGGACGCCACGTCGAACCGCCTCGCGCACGCCCTCGCGGGTCTCGGCGTCCAGCGCGGCGACCGGGTCGCGACGCTGCTCGAGAACAGCCCGGAGCAGGTCGTGTCGTTCTTCGCCGCGCTCAAGCTCGGTGCGATCCAGGTACCGGTCAACACCGCGTACAAGGGTGAGTTCCTTCGTCACGTCCTCACCGACTGCGGTGCGCGCGTGCTTGTCGTGCAGGGTGACTTCGCGTCACGCGTCTCGCTCGTCGCGGACGGGCTCGACGAGCTCGAGGCCGTCGTCGTGGTCGGCGAGCCGGGCGAGCCCATCACCGCGCTGCCCGCACACGACTGGCGCGCGCTCGTCGACAGCGCGTCCGAGGCGGCCCTCGACGATCGCGGCGTGACGCCGTCCGACCTGGCGTGCTTCATCTACACGGCCGGCACGACCGGTCCGTCGAAGGGCTGCATGCTCTCGCACAACTACGTCGTGTCGCTCGCGGAGCAGATCGCGCGGCTGTGGGGTCGGCGCGCCGACGACGTCGTGCTCACCCCGCTGCCGCTGTTCCACTTCAACGCGATCTCGGTGTGCGTCGTCGGCACGTTGCTCTCCGGCGGGCGGGCGAGCATCGCGCGCAGGTTCTCCGTGTCGCGCTTCTGGCCCGAGGTACGGAGGACGGGCGCGACGATGCTCTCGATGCTCGGCTCGCTCGCGATCCTCGTCGCCAACGCGCCGGAGGACCATCCCGACCAGGCCGGCCACAACCTCCGGCTGTGCGCGGCGGCACCGATGCCGCCCGACACCGACCGCATCTGGCGCGAGCGGTTCGGGTGCAAGACGTTCAGCGGCGGCTACGGGCTCACGGAGGCGTCGCTCATCGGATCGCTGCCGGCCGGCGAGGAGAACAAGCCGGGCGCGATGGGCAAGCCCAACGGTGTCGAGTTCGACGTGCTGCTCGTCGACGACGACGACATGCCCGTCGCCGCCGGCGAGATCGGCGAGATCGTGTGCCGACCGCGCGGGCCCAACCTCATGTTCGCCGGTTACTGGCGGCGGCCGGCCGAGACGCTCGCGGTGTTCGGCAATCTCTGGTTCCACACCGGCGACCTCGGCCGCATGGACGACGACGGCTTCCTCTTCTTCGTCGACCGCAAGAAGGACTACCTGCGGCGGCGGGGCGAGAACATCTCGAGCTTCGAGATGGAGCGCACGTTCATCGCGCACGAGGCGATCAAGGACGTCGCGGTCCACGCGGTGCCGAGCGAGCAGGGCGAGGACGACGTGAAGGTCACTGCGGTGCTCGTCGACGGCGCGAGCCTCACCGAGGAGGAGCTCTGTGCGTGGGCCGTCGAGCGCGTCCCGTACTTCGCGCTGCCCCGGTACATCGAGTTCCGTGAGGACCTCCCGCGCAACCCGGTGGGGCGTGTGCTCAAGTACCAGCTGCGCGAGGACGGCGTGACGCCGAAGACGTGGGACCGCGAGGCCGCCGGCTTCACCTTCGACCGTCGCTAG
- a CDS encoding GNAT family N-acetyltransferase, whose protein sequence is MFRLTSDVDPAFLARMLAVAVSWDPDRPRTSVDALRSDPVLVRYIEGWGRAGDDGLVALALDDVAAGAVWIRQFSPDAPGYGFVDADTPELSIAVDRDHRGRGAGSLLLAGILGRARARGVRRISLSVERENAARSLYERFGFVKVDERDDAWTMVNELGG, encoded by the coding sequence GTGTTCCGTCTGACGTCGGACGTCGACCCCGCGTTCCTCGCGCGCATGCTCGCCGTCGCGGTCTCGTGGGATCCCGACCGGCCGCGGACGTCGGTCGACGCCCTCCGCTCGGATCCCGTGCTCGTCCGGTACATCGAGGGCTGGGGACGGGCCGGCGACGACGGCCTCGTCGCGCTCGCGCTCGACGACGTCGCGGCCGGCGCGGTGTGGATCCGCCAGTTCTCCCCCGACGCGCCGGGCTACGGCTTCGTCGACGCGGACACGCCCGAGCTCTCGATCGCGGTGGACCGCGACCACCGCGGACGGGGAGCAGGAAGCCTCCTGCTCGCCGGCATCCTCGGACGGGCGCGGGCGCGCGGCGTGCGCCGCATCAGCCTCTCGGTCGAGCGCGAGAACGCGGCGCGGTCGCTCTACGAGCGGTTCGGCTTCGTGAAGGTCGACGAGCGCGACGACGCCTGGACGATGGTCAACGAGCTCGGCGGGTAG